Proteins co-encoded in one Corylus avellana chromosome ca9, CavTom2PMs-1.0 genomic window:
- the LOC132191460 gene encoding UBP1-associated protein 2A-like, translating to MYRVYPLHQQGRDSGPSNPNPTRISLRHTCYSISSPAMARKRKLQSKPAGAAQPPKKQQQQHKQKEEDRTHFQAEEDPENVEYEEEEEEEAEEEEEEDEDPYKPQNADNQVANTSTSAAPATSGRDRYGEDDDDELIQKVLEPFSKDQIINLLCEAADKHPDVADRIRKAADEDPVQRKIFVHGLGWDTNADTLSNVFKQFGEIEDCKAVCDKVSGKSKGYGFVLFKTRSGARKALKQPQKKIGNRMTACQLASIGPVPQPSATAAAPTPPLSEYTLKKIYVSNVGADLNPQKLLTFFSKYGEIEEGPLGLDKATGKPKGFCLFVYKTVESAKKALEEPHKNFEGNVLHCQKAIDGPKQNKSNPHNAQLHRNENPGFVGGAAAAAAAPGHLMAPPPTGAGIGLNPALGQAITALLASQGAGLGLTNLLGTLGSAAAMNPGVPAAAAGHAYTNQANIIGGYGNQGGMQGGYPNQQAGQGGSGRGQHGVVQYGGVPPYMGH from the coding sequence ATGTATCGTGTATACCCGCTTCACCAGCAAGGACGGGATTCCGGACCCTCAAACCCAAACCCTACTCGCATCTCCTTGAGACACACTTGTTACTCTATCAGCTCCCCAGCAATGGCGAGGAAGCGAAAGCTCCAGTCCAAACCCGCCGGGGCAGCCCAACCCCCGAAAAAGCAACAGCAGCAGCATAAGCAGAAAGAAGAGGATCGTACCCACTTCCAAGCCGAGGAAGACCCGGAAAACGTCGAAtacgaagaagaagaggaggaagaggccgaagaagaagaagaagaagacgaagatcCATATAAACCCCAGAATGCCGACAATCAGGTGGCGAACACCTCCACGTCAGCCGCTCCTGCGACTTCGGGGAGAGATCGATACGGCGAGGATGATGACGACGAGCTCATACAGAAGGTTCTTGAACCGTTTAGCAAGGACCAGATTATAAACCTGCTCTGCGAAGCAGCGGATAAGCATCCGGACGTGGCGGATCGGATACGAAAGGCTGCGGACGAGGACCCGGTACAACGCAAGATCTTTGTCCACGGCCTCGGGTGGGACACGAACGCCGATACCCTCTCCAACGTGTTCAAGCAGTTCGGCGAGATCGAGGATTGCAAGGCCGTGTGCGACAAGGTCTCTGGCAAATCCAAGGGCTACGGTTTCGTCCTCTTCAAGACCCGCAGCGGGGCCCGGAAGGCCCTCAAGCAGCCCCAGAAGAAGATCGGCAACCGGATGACCGCATGCCAGCTGGCCTCGATCGGCCCGGTCCCACAGCCGAGTGCTACCGCGGCGGCCCCCACGCCGCCCTTGTCGGAATATACGCTGAAGAAGATATACGTGAGCAATGTTGGGGCTGATTTGAATCCTCAGAAGCTGCTTACGTTCTTCTCCAAGTATGGAGAAATTGAGGAAGGGCCGTTGGGGCTCGATAAGGCGACGGGGAAGCCCAAggggttttgtttgtttgtgtacaAGACGGTTGAGAGCGCCAAGAAGGCTCTGGAAGAGCCGCACAAGAATTTTGAGGGCAATGTATTGCACTGCCAGAAGGCTATTGATGGTCCGAAGCAGAACAAGTCGAACCCTCACAACGCGCAATTACATAGAAATGAGAACCCCGGTTTTGTTGGTGGAGCCGCTGCGGCCGCGGCCGCACCGGGTCACTTGATGGCTCCGCCACCTACTGGGGCGGGGATTGGGTTGAACCCTGCGCTTGGGCAGGCAATAACGGCATTGCTTGCAAGTCAGGGTGCTGGGTTGGGCCTGACTAATCTGTTGGGGACGCTGGGATCGGCTGCAGCCATGAACCCAGGTGTGCCCGCAGCTGCTGCGGGGCACGCTTATACGAACCAGGCAAATATAATCGGAGGGTATGGGAATCAAGGGGGAATGCAGGGTGGATACCCCAACCAGCAAGCTGGACAAGGTGGTTCCGGAAGAGGCCAGCATGGTGTCGTGCAATATGGTGGCGTTCCACCTTACATGGGGCACTAG